In one window of Reinekea forsetii DNA:
- the rsxG gene encoding electron transport complex subunit RsxG, with product MTEPNSPTTLSQSIRRSAIGLAIFACFTAGLISVTNFFTQDTIQTNERAYEARQLLSLLPDGYAAEALLNSARSLDQIEATDLTLLHIAGDELYYRAINDQGQVDAILLPLVAPEGYSEAIRLIVGISPTGTIIGARVTRHRETPGLGDQVELQKSNWILQFNGRSLAKPLPAAWQVKKDGGQFDQLTGATITPRAIVTALRQGLEFFELNKTRLLADALLEPTL from the coding sequence ATGACTGAGCCCAATAGCCCAACCACGCTGAGCCAATCGATTCGCCGTTCCGCTATTGGCCTGGCGATTTTCGCCTGCTTTACCGCCGGCCTGATCAGCGTCACAAACTTCTTTACCCAGGACACTATTCAGACCAATGAACGTGCCTATGAAGCGCGCCAACTCTTGTCGCTCCTGCCCGACGGTTATGCGGCCGAGGCCTTACTCAACAGCGCTCGCAGCCTCGACCAGATCGAGGCGACCGATCTAACGTTGCTGCACATCGCCGGCGATGAGCTCTACTATAGAGCGATCAACGATCAGGGCCAGGTCGACGCGATCTTGCTGCCCTTGGTGGCGCCGGAAGGCTACAGTGAAGCGATTCGCCTGATTGTCGGTATCAGCCCAACTGGCACCATCATCGGGGCCCGCGTGACCCGGCACCGAGAGACACCGGGCCTGGGCGATCAGGTTGAACTGCAGAAGTCGAATTGGATCCTGCAGTTCAATGGCCGCTCATTGGCCAAGCCATTACCCGCCGCTTGGCAGGTTAAAAAAGATGGCGGCCAATTCGATCAACTGACCGGCGCCACCATCACCCCGCGCGCCATCGTCACGGCGCTGCGTCAGGGCCTGGAGTTCTTTGAATTGAATAAAACCCGCCTGCTGGCCGATGCCCTGCTGGAGCCTACCCTATGA
- a CDS encoding RnfABCDGE type electron transport complex subunit D: MLTLSSPHTVGQNSVSKMMFTLLAALVPGLAALIYYFSWGYLINLLLASATVLAVEAGLLALRKRPVGFFLRDGSALVTAALLACALPPLAPWWVTVLGAALAILFGKQLFGGLGQNPFNPAMVSYALLLVSLPVLMTTRWANVEQPSSFMTSLMVIFGDPGLVLDGLTGATPLDYYKLNIGRLTASELTANPLFGPLGSVGWAQVNLAFLAGGVLLLVRRVISWHIPVALLGTLGFMALFFSADADVHVPLSLHLFAGSTMLAAFFIATDPVSAATSNRGKLYYAAGIGLLIYLIRTWGNYPDATAFAVLLMNFAAPLIDHYTRPRVYGQNKPIKGFKADD; this comes from the coding sequence ATGTTGACCCTTAGTTCCCCCCATACGGTGGGGCAGAATTCCGTCAGCAAGATGATGTTTACCCTCTTGGCGGCCCTGGTGCCCGGCTTGGCGGCTCTGATCTATTACTTCAGCTGGGGTTATTTGATCAATTTGCTCTTGGCCTCGGCCACGGTACTGGCCGTTGAGGCCGGCCTGCTGGCGCTGCGTAAACGGCCGGTTGGCTTCTTCCTGCGCGATGGCTCGGCCTTGGTCACCGCCGCCTTGCTGGCCTGTGCCTTGCCGCCGCTCGCGCCTTGGTGGGTCACGGTGCTCGGCGCCGCCCTGGCCATCCTGTTCGGCAAGCAGCTGTTTGGCGGCCTGGGCCAGAATCCCTTTAACCCGGCCATGGTGTCCTACGCCCTGTTGCTGGTCTCGCTACCGGTCTTGATGACCACCCGCTGGGCCAATGTCGAACAGCCCAGTTCCTTTATGACCAGTCTGATGGTGATCTTTGGCGACCCCGGCTTGGTGCTCGATGGCCTGACCGGCGCCACGCCGCTGGACTATTACAAGCTCAATATCGGTCGGCTGACGGCCAGCGAACTGACCGCCAATCCGCTGTTCGGGCCGCTCGGCTCGGTCGGTTGGGCCCAGGTCAATCTCGCCTTCTTAGCCGGCGGTGTGCTGTTGCTGGTACGCCGGGTGATCAGCTGGCATATACCGGTGGCACTGCTCGGCACCTTGGGCTTTATGGCGCTGTTTTTCAGTGCCGATGCCGATGTGCATGTGCCATTAAGCTTGCATCTGTTCGCCGGTTCAACCATGTTGGCGGCCTTCTTTATCGCCACCGATCCGGTCTCTGCGGCCACCAGCAATAGGGGCAAACTCTATTATGCGGCCGGTATTGGCCTGTTGATTTACCTGATTCGCACCTGGGGCAACTACCCCGATGCCACGGCCTTTGCCGTGCTGCTGATGAACTTTGCCGCGCCGCTGATCGACCATTACACCCGGCCGCGGGTCTATGGCCAGAACAAACCGATCAAGGGATTTAAAGCCGATGACTGA
- the rsxC gene encoding electron transport complex subunit RsxC translates to MRGSQYIKVIDIGSFPGGIHPAQHKGESNTTPIATLPLPDRLWLPLSMHMGAAAEPNVQIGQHVLKGDLIAAAAGRVSANIHAPTSGTIGAIEAHAFAHDSGFSQPAIALDSDGLEQWRPQQAWSDWRSKGTEAVIERIRAGGVTGLGGAGFPTDVKYRNSQAQIHTLLINAAECEPYITADDRLMREQAEDILRGAQICQWLVGAKTILIGIEDNKPEAMAALKAAAEQLQLAIELAVVPTKYPSGGEKQLIQLVLGVEVPHAGLPSDLGIVCQNVGTLAQVYRTVVFDEPLIARVTTVTGAAVAQPGNYQVLIGTPIEELLQHAGVQMAKADRVIMGGPMMGFAVPDLQAPVVKATNCLLVPTKKELPPALPDNPCIRCGLCEQSCPVSLLPQQMLWAAKNRQLDAAQLHSLDACIECGACAYVCPSRIPLVQYFRYAKGEIRQENEATRNAERARIRFENRQNRLEREQAEKEAKRQLRAATAAKALAAKTGAEGQAGSETNELIAATLERVAAKKPLVGAPPASLSLEELAAAAQASQAKFASAAARLAEAEVNAPDMVNALQRATGKLEEKYLSTEAAYQTARAAADTQP, encoded by the coding sequence ATGAGAGGATCTCAGTACATCAAGGTGATCGATATCGGGTCTTTTCCCGGCGGCATCCATCCGGCGCAACACAAGGGTGAATCCAACACCACCCCGATTGCCACCCTGCCGCTACCGGATAGGCTTTGGCTGCCGTTAAGCATGCATATGGGTGCTGCCGCTGAGCCGAATGTACAGATCGGCCAGCACGTGCTCAAGGGTGACCTGATCGCCGCAGCCGCGGGCCGGGTGTCGGCCAATATTCACGCGCCCACCTCCGGCACCATCGGTGCCATCGAGGCGCACGCCTTTGCTCACGACTCCGGTTTTAGCCAACCGGCTATCGCGCTCGACAGCGACGGCTTGGAGCAATGGCGGCCACAGCAGGCCTGGTCCGATTGGCGCAGCAAAGGCACCGAGGCAGTGATCGAGCGAATCCGCGCCGGTGGCGTGACCGGCTTGGGTGGCGCCGGTTTCCCAACCGATGTGAAATACCGCAATAGCCAGGCGCAGATCCACACCCTGCTAATCAATGCCGCCGAGTGCGAACCCTATATCACCGCCGATGATCGACTGATGCGCGAACAGGCAGAGGATATCTTGCGCGGTGCCCAAATCTGCCAATGGCTGGTGGGGGCCAAAACCATCCTAATCGGCATCGAAGACAACAAGCCCGAGGCCATGGCGGCCCTTAAGGCAGCCGCCGAGCAGTTACAGCTGGCGATTGAATTGGCGGTGGTGCCGACCAAATACCCCTCCGGGGGTGAAAAACAACTGATTCAGTTGGTCCTGGGGGTCGAGGTGCCGCACGCTGGCTTGCCCAGCGATCTGGGTATTGTCTGCCAAAACGTCGGTACCCTGGCACAGGTCTATCGCACGGTGGTGTTCGATGAGCCGCTGATCGCTCGGGTCACCACCGTCACCGGCGCCGCAGTGGCCCAGCCGGGCAACTATCAAGTATTGATCGGCACGCCGATCGAGGAACTGCTGCAGCACGCCGGTGTGCAGATGGCCAAGGCCGATCGCGTCATCATGGGCGGTCCGATGATGGGCTTTGCCGTGCCGGACCTACAGGCACCGGTGGTTAAGGCCACTAACTGCTTGCTGGTACCGACCAAAAAGGAACTGCCGCCAGCTCTGCCCGATAACCCCTGTATCCGCTGTGGCCTGTGCGAACAATCCTGCCCGGTCTCTCTGCTCCCCCAACAGATGCTCTGGGCGGCCAAGAACCGGCAGTTGGATGCGGCGCAGTTACACAGCCTCGATGCCTGTATCGAATGCGGGGCCTGCGCCTATGTCTGCCCGAGTCGCATTCCGCTGGTGCAGTACTTCCGCTACGCCAAGGGCGAGATTCGGCAAGAAAATGAAGCCACGCGCAATGCCGAACGGGCGCGCATTCGTTTTGAAAATCGCCAAAACCGGCTCGAGCGCGAACAGGCCGAGAAAGAGGCCAAGCGCCAATTGCGCGCAGCCACGGCTGCTAAGGCATTAGCCGCCAAGACCGGCGCTGAAGGCCAAGCCGGCAGCGAGACCAATGAGCTGATCGCGGCCACGCTGGAGCGGGTCGCGGCGAAAAAGCCGCTAGTCGGTGCGCCGCCGGCCAGCCTAAGCCTGGAGGAATTGGCCGCCGCGGCACAGGCCAGCCAAGCGAAGTTTGCCAGCGCCGCGGCTCGCCTGGCCGAGGCCGAAGTCAACGCGCCCGATATGGTTAATGCGTTGCAGAGGGCGACCGGCAAGCTGGAAGAAAAATATCTCTCGACTGAGGCGGCCTATCAAACCGCCCGGGCGGCAGCGGACACCCAACCATGA
- the rsxB gene encoding electron transport complex subunit RsxB translates to MLSAVLTLLLLAAVFGALLGFAAIRFKPEGNPIVDQIDNLLPQTQCGQCGHPGCRPYATAIAAGEDINKCPPGGEATIVALADLLDVEVMPLDAEHGVEAIRTVAVIREPECIGCTKCIQACPVDAILGAAKLMHTVIADECTGCDLCVEPCPVDCIDMVPVATTLRSWHVDKPGALIASDKNPLLNAMDKSAA, encoded by the coding sequence ATGCTGAGCGCGGTACTAACCCTCCTCTTGCTTGCGGCCGTCTTCGGGGCGCTGCTCGGTTTTGCCGCCATCCGCTTCAAGCCGGAAGGCAACCCGATTGTCGATCAGATAGACAACCTGTTACCCCAAACCCAATGTGGCCAATGTGGTCATCCTGGTTGTCGGCCCTACGCCACCGCCATCGCCGCGGGTGAGGACATCAATAAGTGTCCCCCCGGGGGCGAAGCCACTATTGTCGCCCTGGCCGATTTGCTCGATGTCGAGGTCATGCCCTTGGATGCCGAACACGGCGTCGAGGCCATTCGCACCGTCGCTGTGATTCGCGAGCCCGAGTGCATCGGCTGCACCAAGTGTATTCAGGCCTGTCCGGTCGACGCCATCCTCGGCGCAGCCAAGCTGATGCACACCGTGATCGCCGACGAATGCACCGGCTGCGACCTCTGTGTTGAACCCTGCCCGGTCGATTGTATCGATATGGTGCCGGTTGCTACCACCCTGCGCAGCTGGCATGTCGATAAGCCCGGCGCGCTGATTGCCAGCGATAAAAACCCGCTGCTCAACGCCATGGATAAGAGTGCCGCATGA
- the rsxA gene encoding electron transport complex subunit RsxA, which translates to MTEYILLLIGTVLVNNFVLVQFLGLCPFMGVSNKLETAVGMSAATTFVLTLSSVASYVVYTFLLVPLSLTYLKTISFILVIAFMVQFTEMLVRKTSPLLYRVLGIFLPLITTNCAVLGVALLNISRQNSLMESFLYGFGAALGFSLVLVLFAAMRERINLADVPKPFQGAAIGLISAGIMSLAFMGFSGLVAG; encoded by the coding sequence ATGACTGAATACATTTTACTGCTTATTGGCACGGTGTTAGTGAATAACTTCGTGCTAGTGCAGTTCCTCGGCCTATGCCCCTTTATGGGCGTGTCCAACAAGCTTGAAACCGCTGTCGGTATGTCGGCGGCAACGACCTTTGTGCTGACGCTCTCCTCGGTCGCCAGTTATGTGGTCTATACCTTCCTGCTCGTCCCGCTCAGCCTAACCTATCTCAAGACCATCAGCTTTATTTTGGTGATCGCCTTTATGGTGCAATTTACCGAGATGCTGGTGCGCAAGACCAGCCCGCTGCTGTATCGCGTGCTGGGCATCTTTTTACCGTTGATCACCACCAATTGCGCCGTCTTGGGCGTCGCCCTACTCAATATCAGCCGCCAAAACTCGCTAATGGAGAGCTTTCTCTATGGTTTCGGTGCGGCGCTGGGCTTTTCACTGGTCTTGGTGCTCTTTGCCGCCATGCGCGAGCGCATCAATCTGGCCGATGTGCCCAAGCCGTTCCAGGGTGCCGCTATCGGCCTAATCTCGGCAGGTATTATGTCATTGGCCTTTATGGGTTTCTCCGGACTGGTGGCGGGCTAA
- the metG gene encoding methionine--tRNA ligase, protein MSAPRKILVTSALPYANGQIHLGHMMEQIQTDIWVRFQKSMGNHCMYVCADDTHGTAVMLRAEKEGTSAESWIKKMNADHKADSEGFLIGHDNYYSTHSSENKALSELIYARLKANGHIQVKTIQQLYDPEKQIFLADRFVIGTCPKCKAVDQYGDACEKCSATYEPNELIDPRSVYSGATPIEKASEHYFFDLPQFQTMLQDWTRSGTLQDSVANKLAEWLDVGLQAWDISRDAPYFGFEIPDAPGKYFYVWLDAPIGYMASFQNLCDRTDGLDFDAYWAKGAQAELYHFIGKDIINFHALFWPAMLSSANFKTPDGVFAHGYVTVNGEKMSKSRGTFIMAKTYLKHLSPEYLRYYYAAKLGAGVEDIDLNLEDFAQRVNSDLVNKVVNIASRCAGFVHKAGGSLSTTVAEPQMLADFVAAGSSISALFEKREYSKAVREIMALADRANEYIQAQAPWSMAKVDGKAQEVLDVCSMGIHLFRLITIYLGPIVPELNAKVVAFLQVKSLNFTDADQTLTGHAIAAFKPLLTRIDMSQIEALLADSKADTLIENGQPAAEPEPTTAAAKKAAKPAAQQAKVSTKPAATEDNSVIDFNDFAKIDLRVAKVIQADHVEGADKLLQLQLDVGNGETRQVFSGIKSRYQPEELLGKNLVLVYNLAPRKMRFGMSEGMVLAAGDGQELWILEGNSATPPGTKIS, encoded by the coding sequence ATGAGTGCCCCACGCAAAATTCTCGTTACCAGCGCCCTCCCCTATGCCAACGGTCAGATACATCTGGGGCATATGATGGAGCAAATCCAGACGGATATATGGGTACGGTTTCAGAAGAGCATGGGTAACCACTGCATGTACGTTTGTGCCGATGACACCCACGGCACGGCGGTGATGTTGCGCGCCGAGAAGGAAGGCACCAGCGCAGAAAGCTGGATCAAGAAGATGAATGCCGACCACAAGGCCGATTCCGAAGGCTTCTTGATCGGCCATGACAACTATTACAGCACCCACTCCAGTGAAAACAAGGCGCTGTCGGAACTGATTTACGCTCGACTGAAGGCCAATGGCCATATACAGGTTAAGACCATCCAGCAGCTCTACGACCCGGAAAAACAGATCTTTCTGGCCGATCGTTTTGTGATCGGAACCTGCCCCAAGTGCAAGGCAGTGGATCAGTATGGCGATGCCTGCGAGAAGTGCAGTGCCACTTACGAACCCAATGAGCTGATCGATCCGCGCTCGGTCTATTCCGGTGCGACGCCGATTGAAAAGGCCTCGGAGCACTATTTTTTCGATCTGCCGCAGTTTCAAACCATGCTGCAAGATTGGACCCGCTCAGGCACCTTGCAGGACAGCGTCGCCAACAAGCTGGCCGAATGGCTCGATGTTGGTCTGCAAGCCTGGGATATCAGCCGCGACGCGCCCTATTTCGGTTTTGAAATTCCCGATGCACCGGGCAAGTACTTCTATGTTTGGCTCGATGCACCGATCGGCTATATGGCCAGCTTCCAGAACCTGTGCGATCGCACCGACGGGCTCGACTTCGACGCCTATTGGGCCAAAGGCGCCCAGGCCGAGCTGTACCACTTTATCGGCAAGGACATTATCAATTTCCACGCCCTGTTTTGGCCGGCCATGCTCAGCAGCGCCAATTTCAAGACCCCCGATGGCGTCTTCGCCCACGGCTATGTCACGGTAAACGGCGAAAAGATGTCCAAGTCGCGCGGCACCTTTATTATGGCCAAGACCTATTTAAAGCACTTGAGCCCGGAATATCTGCGCTATTACTACGCCGCCAAGCTCGGTGCCGGCGTGGAAGATATCGACCTGAACTTGGAAGACTTTGCCCAACGGGTCAACAGCGACTTGGTCAACAAGGTCGTTAATATCGCCAGCCGCTGTGCCGGTTTTGTCCATAAGGCCGGTGGCAGCTTGTCGACCACCGTGGCCGAGCCGCAGATGCTGGCCGACTTTGTTGCCGCCGGCAGCTCGATCTCAGCGCTGTTCGAGAAGCGTGAATACAGCAAGGCGGTGCGCGAAATTATGGCCCTGGCCGATCGCGCCAATGAATACATTCAAGCCCAGGCACCCTGGTCGATGGCCAAGGTCGACGGTAAGGCTCAGGAAGTGCTCGATGTTTGCTCCATGGGCATCCATCTGTTCCGTCTGATCACCATCTACCTGGGCCCGATCGTGCCCGAGCTCAATGCCAAGGTGGTGGCCTTTTTACAGGTCAAGAGCCTGAACTTCACCGATGCCGACCAGACCCTGACCGGCCACGCAATCGCCGCCTTCAAACCCTTGCTGACACGTATCGACATGAGCCAGATCGAGGCGCTATTGGCAGACAGCAAGGCCGATACCCTGATTGAAAACGGTCAACCCGCGGCCGAGCCAGAGCCAACCACAGCAGCCGCCAAAAAAGCGGCCAAGCCCGCGGCACAGCAGGCCAAGGTAAGCACCAAACCGGCCGCGACTGAGGACAACTCGGTGATCGATTTTAATGACTTCGCCAAGATTGACCTGCGCGTGGCCAAGGTGATCCAGGCCGATCATGTCGAAGGCGCCGATAAGCTGCTGCAGCTGCAATTGGATGTCGGTAATGGCGAAACCCGCCAGGTCTTTTCCGGTATCAAGAGCCGTTATCAGCCGGAAGAATTGCTCGGCAAAAACCTGGTTCTGGTCTACAACCTGGCGCCGCGCAAGATGCGTTTCGGCATGTCCGAAGGCATGGTTCTGGCCGCCGGCGATGGCCAGGAATTGTGGATACTGGAAGGCAATAGTGCCACCCCACCGGGCACCAAGATCAGCTAG
- a CDS encoding mannose-1-phosphate guanylyltransferase/mannose-6-phosphate isomerase: protein MLIIPVLLAGGVGSRLWPLSRELYPKQCINLFDPLKSLIQQAAERAQAVGIDAAPIVVCNDEHRFLIAQQMADLNITADIVLEPEGKNTAPAIALAAFQALSRDAEAMLLVLPADHVIRDHQLFGSAVEQAVELAQAGKLVTFGVQPTYPETGYGYIQAVDKGVVSVVQAFKEKPDAATAQQYLDAGGYYWNSGMFVFGAQHYLDELKLLAPAIYAAVAEAFAGRQPDLDFVRIDAQAFAQSPADSIDYAMMEKTTQAMVVPYAGDWNDIGAWAALYDLNEKDADNNVLSGDVLTHEAQGNYIRAESRLVAVIGVDDLAIVETKDAIAVVPRHRAQDVKFIVNQLKALGRSEHEVHAKVYRPWGSYEGIDNGARHQVKNIRVKPGEKVSVQMHHHRAEHWIVVSGSANVTIGETTQLLTENQSVYIPVGVVHALENPGKIPLELIEVQTGSYLGEDDIVRFTDRYGRS, encoded by the coding sequence ATTTTGATTATTCCCGTCTTACTCGCCGGTGGGGTGGGCAGTCGCCTGTGGCCCCTGTCACGCGAACTGTACCCGAAGCAGTGTATTAACCTTTTTGATCCGCTAAAAAGCCTGATTCAGCAGGCCGCCGAACGCGCCCAAGCCGTTGGTATTGATGCGGCGCCGATCGTGGTGTGCAATGATGAACATCGGTTTTTGATTGCCCAGCAAATGGCCGATCTGAATATCACGGCCGATATAGTGCTCGAGCCGGAAGGAAAAAATACCGCGCCGGCTATCGCCCTGGCCGCCTTTCAAGCCTTGTCCCGAGATGCCGAGGCGATGTTGCTGGTGTTACCGGCAGACCATGTTATTCGCGACCATCAGCTTTTTGGCAGCGCCGTCGAACAAGCCGTTGAACTGGCCCAGGCCGGGAAGCTAGTCACCTTCGGCGTGCAACCGACCTACCCAGAAACCGGTTACGGTTATATTCAGGCGGTGGACAAAGGCGTCGTGAGCGTGGTGCAGGCCTTTAAAGAGAAGCCCGATGCCGCCACCGCCCAACAGTATTTGGATGCAGGCGGCTATTACTGGAACAGCGGCATGTTTGTCTTTGGCGCCCAGCATTATCTGGATGAGCTTAAGCTGCTGGCCCCGGCCATCTATGCGGCCGTGGCAGAAGCCTTCGCCGGCCGGCAACCGGATCTCGATTTCGTCCGCATCGACGCCCAAGCCTTCGCTCAATCGCCCGCCGATTCGATCGATTACGCCATGATGGAAAAAACCACCCAGGCCATGGTGGTGCCCTATGCCGGCGACTGGAACGATATTGGCGCCTGGGCGGCGCTCTACGACTTGAATGAGAAGGATGCCGATAACAATGTGCTCAGTGGCGATGTCTTAACCCATGAAGCACAGGGCAACTATATTCGGGCTGAAAGTCGTTTGGTGGCGGTCATTGGCGTCGATGATCTGGCCATTGTCGAAACCAAGGACGCCATCGCGGTGGTGCCCCGCCACCGGGCGCAAGATGTGAAGTTTATTGTCAACCAACTCAAGGCGCTTGGGCGCAGCGAACACGAGGTCCACGCCAAGGTTTACCGACCGTGGGGCTCGTATGAGGGCATCGATAACGGCGCGCGCCATCAGGTAAAAAATATTCGCGTTAAACCGGGTGAGAAAGTTTCGGTGCAGATGCATCATCATCGCGCCGAGCACTGGATCGTGGTCAGCGGTTCGGCCAATGTCACCATCGGCGAGACCACCCAGCTGTTAACCGAAAATCAGTCGGTCTATATACCCGTGGGTGTTGTTCACGCATTGGAAAACCCGGGTAAAATCCCCTTAGAGCTGATCGAGGTGCAAACCGGTTCGTATCTCGGTGAAGACGATATAGTGCGTTTTACCGATCGTTACGGGCGCAGCTAA
- a CDS encoding exo-alpha-sialidase, whose product MSANTQPSMRLSLQRLSAFMLLMVPVLAAYFWVKPVPAPVFLTPTAQVSNDAVWQESRFDQPEVRSVHASFVVNLPDNTQGVFWFGGSREGHRDVQIYRALMQDGQMISAPQAVLSASMLADLSSRYIKKLGNPVLSFVNDTLYLWVVNVSVGGWATARVDLLASEDLGANFGYLKSLRMSPFFNQSTLVKTRPVPMSQGLLLPAYFEMNRMDPVMIYFDADMAIRSSHTLAMDAIQPVVVVDSDQTANVFARPNDQGFIQNGQFQLDSAAWQGANLADMSNASSDLSIVRLSATNLLMAHNPAPDRSLLLLSLSQDNGATWQRVKVIEQTSGERFSYPSMLLDEGGFVHLSYTNKRKFISYIRFSIASLNLAAVLP is encoded by the coding sequence ATGAGCGCGAACACACAGCCATCAATGCGGCTCTCGCTGCAGCGCTTAAGCGCCTTTATGCTCTTGATGGTGCCGGTGTTGGCGGCTTATTTCTGGGTCAAGCCGGTACCAGCGCCAGTCTTTTTAACGCCCACGGCGCAGGTGTCGAACGATGCGGTCTGGCAGGAAAGCCGTTTTGATCAGCCCGAGGTCCGGTCGGTACACGCGTCCTTTGTGGTCAATTTACCCGATAATACCCAAGGCGTATTTTGGTTTGGCGGTAGCCGCGAAGGCCATCGCGACGTCCAGATCTATCGCGCCCTGATGCAAGACGGCCAGATGATTTCCGCGCCACAAGCGGTCTTGTCGGCATCGATGCTGGCCGACCTGTCAAGCCGCTATATTAAGAAACTCGGCAATCCGGTGCTCAGCTTCGTTAACGATACCCTCTACCTCTGGGTGGTTAACGTTAGTGTCGGCGGTTGGGCCACGGCTCGGGTCGATCTGCTCGCCAGTGAGGACCTGGGTGCCAACTTTGGCTATCTTAAATCGCTGCGCATGAGTCCCTTCTTTAACCAGAGCACCCTGGTCAAGACACGACCGGTGCCGATGAGTCAGGGTCTATTGCTGCCGGCCTATTTTGAGATGAATCGAATGGACCCGGTGATGATCTATTTCGATGCCGATATGGCCATTCGCTCCAGCCATACCCTGGCGATGGATGCGATTCAGCCGGTGGTGGTGGTCGACAGCGATCAGACGGCGAACGTCTTCGCGCGGCCTAACGACCAGGGTTTTATCCAGAACGGTCAGTTCCAACTCGATTCAGCGGCCTGGCAAGGCGCCAACCTGGCGGACATGAGCAACGCCTCATCGGACCTCTCCATCGTGCGGTTGTCGGCGACCAACCTCCTGATGGCCCACAATCCGGCGCCGGATCGCAGCCTATTGTTGCTCAGTCTGAGTCAAGACAACGGGGCAACCTGGCAACGCGTTAAGGTTATTGAACAGACCAGCGGCGAGCGCTTCTCCTATCCGTCGATGCTATTAGATGAGGGCGGTTTCGTGCATTTGAGTTACACCAATAAACGCAAATTTATCAGCTATATTCGCTTTAGTATTGCCAGCCTGAACCTTGCGGCGGTGCTGCCATGA
- the apbC gene encoding iron-sulfur cluster carrier protein ApbC, protein MESVKNIIAVASGKGGVGKSTTAVNLALALQALGHKVGLLDADIYGPSVAMMLGVAEGTKPAVQDEKFFMPVLAHGLATMSMAYLVNDKTPTVWRGPMASGALLQLLTQTQWGELDYLVVDMPPGTGDIQLTLAQKVPVTGAVIVTTPQDIALLDAQKGIAMFQKVNIPVLGIVENMAVHICSQCGYAEHIFGENGGSKLAQDFDVALLGQLPLSLDIRLQMDQGNPPVSQDQNSAAAQLYIDMAKNTLVAIEALDDQSGPDISFS, encoded by the coding sequence GTGGAATCAGTTAAGAACATTATCGCCGTCGCCTCGGGCAAGGGCGGCGTGGGTAAAAGCACCACCGCAGTCAACTTGGCCCTTGCACTGCAAGCCTTAGGTCATAAGGTTGGCCTACTGGATGCGGACATCTATGGCCCGAGCGTGGCCATGATGCTGGGCGTGGCCGAGGGAACCAAGCCTGCCGTGCAGGATGAGAAGTTCTTCATGCCGGTGCTGGCGCACGGCTTGGCAACCATGTCGATGGCTTACTTGGTCAATGATAAGACCCCCACGGTCTGGCGCGGCCCAATGGCCTCAGGCGCCTTGCTGCAGCTGTTAACTCAGACCCAGTGGGGTGAGCTGGACTATTTGGTGGTCGATATGCCACCCGGTACCGGTGATATCCAGTTAACCTTGGCGCAAAAGGTTCCTGTAACCGGTGCGGTGATCGTGACCACACCCCAGGATATAGCCCTGCTCGATGCCCAGAAGGGTATCGCTATGTTCCAAAAGGTCAATATCCCGGTCTTGGGTATAGTGGAAAACATGGCGGTGCATATCTGCAGCCAGTGCGGTTACGCCGAACACATCTTTGGCGAGAACGGTGGCAGCAAGTTGGCGCAGGATTTTGATGTCGCGCTATTGGGGCAACTGCCCTTGAGTTTGGACATTCGACTGCAGATGGATCAGGGCAATCCGCCGGTCAGCCAAGATCAAAACAGTGCCGCGGCGCAGCTCTATATTGATATGGCGAAAAACACCCTGGTGGCGATTGAAGCGCTCGATGATCAGTCGGGCCCGGACATTAGCTTTTCATAG